The Eleutherodactylus coqui strain aEleCoq1 chromosome 13, aEleCoq1.hap1, whole genome shotgun sequence genome includes a window with the following:
- the LOC136588731 gene encoding protein kinase C delta type-like — MVCGIQFLHDHGVVHRDLKPQNILLSDSGHIKIADYGLAAINVFGEDTMNDFLGTKGYTAPEVMNGDIYNHLVDSFSLGVILYMMSIGDQPFYGEGTMEDYYTSLQEDEPFYLEGMCPNAISIIDGLLCKTPCDRLPITSSIRSHPFFYSIDWDDVETGSSCPPFQWDFE; from the exons ATGGTCTGCGGCATCCAATTCCTACATGATCATGGCGTAGTACATCG TGACCTGAAGCCCCAAAATATACTCCTCAGTGACAGCGGGCACATTAAGATCGCTGATTATGGATTAGCTGCGATTAATGTGTTTGGGGAGGACACGATGAATGACTTTTTAGGCACTAAAGGTTACACCGCCCCAGAG GTGATGAACGGTGACATTTACAACCACCTGGTAGACTCCTTCTCTTTGGGTGTCATCTTATACATGATGAGCATAGGAGATCAACCATTCTATGGCGAAGGCACAATGGAGGATTATTATACATCACTGCAGGAGGATGAACCTTTTTATCTAGAGGGAATGTGCCCGAATGCTATCAGTATAATCGACGGG CTCCTCTGCAAGACTCCTTGTGACCGGTTGCCGATAACATCTTCCATCAGATCCCACCCGTTCTTCTACTCTATTGACTGGGATGATGTAGAGACAGGCAGTTCCTGCCCACCAttccaatgggacttt GAGTAA